Proteins from one Terriglobales bacterium genomic window:
- a CDS encoding helix-turn-helix domain-containing protein: protein MIEDVSASWRRCTAELLIDPESRSAPHIVTEKELRVLRESLTQGIFCIQEEIDRLYAIVRQAGYVVLLCNTDGVVIHHRGDEALAEEFKRWGIWLGGVWSEGIEGTNGIGTCIVEQRPIEVHADQHFRTRHIGLSCAGAPIFDPSGRLALVLDCSCVTSGQAHSLVLAATKVAARDVEERLFRHCFGHVWIIAAVPSDDSCPAVLLAVDSDMRVVGADRVARLVFALNDELLTGHTGLGAIFEHDRSAFRRNQEQNIPARFICTGQEWHALITPPMRGVRGWNARADLAVHSRPRISMLHDLALPKSAPEQHGGLSPARTHRIHEYVSSNLDRNISIEELAEMAGLSVHHFARAFKQTVGMPPHSYILQRRIEQAQQMLRTTKVPLSEIALSLGFSDQSHLARHFRRMTGFPPSAVRQ from the coding sequence ATGATTGAAGATGTCTCCGCTTCCTGGCGAAGATGTACTGCCGAACTTCTTATTGATCCCGAAAGCCGGTCGGCTCCCCACATCGTAACCGAGAAGGAACTCAGGGTCTTGCGAGAATCGCTTACCCAGGGGATCTTTTGTATCCAGGAAGAAATCGATCGTTTATATGCCATCGTTCGCCAAGCGGGGTATGTTGTTTTGCTATGCAACACCGATGGAGTAGTGATTCACCACCGCGGCGATGAAGCACTCGCAGAGGAGTTCAAGAGATGGGGAATCTGGCTCGGCGGAGTGTGGTCGGAAGGGATCGAAGGTACGAATGGAATTGGCACATGCATTGTTGAGCAGCGGCCGATTGAAGTCCACGCTGACCAGCACTTTCGGACGCGTCATATTGGGCTCAGTTGTGCCGGCGCTCCAATCTTTGACCCTAGCGGCAGGCTAGCTCTGGTGCTGGATTGCTCCTGCGTGACGTCAGGTCAAGCCCATTCGCTGGTGCTTGCAGCGACAAAGGTTGCGGCACGCGACGTGGAAGAGCGATTGTTTCGCCACTGTTTCGGGCATGTGTGGATCATCGCGGCTGTACCATCCGACGACAGTTGTCCAGCTGTGCTCCTCGCGGTTGACAGTGACATGCGAGTTGTCGGCGCTGACCGAGTCGCCCGCCTCGTTTTCGCTCTGAATGATGAGCTCCTAACCGGCCACACGGGTCTGGGAGCGATCTTCGAACATGATCGGTCTGCATTCCGCCGCAATCAAGAACAGAATATCCCGGCACGTTTCATTTGTACCGGTCAGGAGTGGCATGCGTTGATTACTCCTCCAATGCGCGGCGTACGAGGTTGGAACGCTCGGGCTGATCTCGCAGTTCATTCACGGCCGAGGATTAGCATGCTTCATGATCTAGCTCTGCCGAAATCTGCGCCTGAACAACACGGTGGTCTCTCGCCAGCGCGTACCCACCGCATTCACGAATACGTAAGTTCTAATCTCGATCGGAACATAAGCATTGAAGAGCTGGCCGAAATGGCCGGGTTGTCGGTGCACCACTTCGCTCGGGCATTTAAGCAAACTGTTGGCATGCCCCCGCATTCCTACATTCTGCAACGCCGTATCGAACAGGCACAGCAGATGCTTCGCACCACGAAGGTTCCTCTCTCAGAAATCGCTTTGTCACTGGGATTCTCTGATCAAAGCCATCTTGCCAGACATTTCCGCCGGATGACTGGCTTTCCGCCAAGTGCGGTCCGACAATAA
- a CDS encoding FUSC family protein — MQSTFGAALSVSAQRFVGTAVGAVLGAMAATYFQRNVIVYGVLVFLIGLLCAALHIERTAYRYASVTLAIIMMIPRALGAWTTAAHRFVEVSLGIVVALAIAAIWPEQQRVTETVSTTQVEEKGAATEG, encoded by the coding sequence ATGCAATCAACATTCGGAGCAGCGCTTTCTGTCTCCGCGCAACGCTTCGTAGGGACAGCCGTCGGTGCGGTGCTGGGAGCCATGGCGGCAACTTACTTTCAACGCAATGTCATTGTCTACGGTGTCCTTGTCTTCCTCATCGGACTCCTATGCGCTGCCCTGCACATTGAGCGAACTGCATATCGTTATGCGAGCGTCACGCTCGCCATAATCATGATGATCCCGCGCGCTCTGGGAGCTTGGACAACCGCGGCTCATCGTTTCGTCGAAGTCTCTCTCGGGATCGTGGTAGCGCTGGCGATAGCCGCTATCTGGCCAGAACAACAGAGAGTCACGGAGACTGTCAGCACGACTCAAGTTGAGGAAAAGGGAGCGGCAACCGAAGGTTAA
- a CDS encoding PilZ domain-containing protein, whose translation MSSAPTPGPRSRAVPKVALVRLDAPTTDTLTRAFAQCGVQAIPVAEDFAKRLGVEQFQGCVVLLDDHAPPVLEAVRSSRSNHKMLLYGILPRDVDVRRFSTFGINTLIEFPVDRGNALSVARSTCSLLLHELRRYVRIPLVIEVSIEGPAGSFSGSSREISGGGMSVQLTRLASLSDRLRLSFSLPGRSAVTIEGAVCWQKSPLVGFQFLDSDPARQVVRSWINSFLGLD comes from the coding sequence ATGAGTTCAGCCCCCACTCCCGGACCCCGCTCCCGTGCCGTTCCCAAAGTAGCACTGGTGCGGCTGGATGCCCCAACGACTGACACCTTGACGAGAGCCTTCGCGCAGTGTGGGGTGCAGGCAATTCCCGTGGCCGAAGACTTCGCCAAGCGCCTCGGCGTGGAACAGTTTCAAGGCTGTGTCGTGTTGCTGGACGATCATGCTCCACCTGTCCTCGAAGCCGTTCGCTCTTCCCGCTCAAATCACAAGATGCTCCTCTATGGAATCTTGCCCCGCGACGTTGATGTGAGGCGCTTCTCCACGTTCGGCATCAATACGCTTATCGAGTTCCCAGTAGATCGTGGGAATGCTCTAAGTGTTGCGCGATCTACCTGTTCGTTGCTGCTGCACGAACTGCGTCGCTACGTGCGCATTCCGCTCGTGATTGAGGTCTCTATTGAAGGTCCTGCCGGATCTTTCTCGGGTTCCAGTCGCGAGATCAGTGGCGGAGGTATGTCCGTCCAATTGACGCGACTCGCATCTCTCTCAGACAGGCTGCGCCTCTCATTCTCTCTGCCTGGAAGGTCTGCCGTCACCATTGAAGGAGCAGTATGTTGGCAGAAGAGTCCGTTGGTGGGATTTCAATTTCTGGACTCCGATCCCGCCCGACAGGTGGTGAGGAGCTGGATTAATTCGTTCCTCGGTCTTGATTAA